A single Vicinamibacterales bacterium DNA region contains:
- a CDS encoding antibiotic biosynthesis monooxygenase, whose amino-acid sequence MVHVALLARLEAKPGKESAVEALLKSALPLANAETATTVWFALKLGPSTFGIFDAFADDSGRQAHLAGQIAATLMAKAPELLSQPPTIESVDVLAAKL is encoded by the coding sequence ATGGTCCATGTCGCACTGCTCGCTCGGCTCGAAGCGAAACCTGGGAAGGAATCTGCCGTTGAAGCGCTCCTCAAGAGTGCGCTGCCCCTGGCGAATGCCGAAACCGCGACCACCGTCTGGTTCGCGCTCAAGCTCGGGCCATCCACCTTTGGCATTTTCGACGCGTTCGCGGATGATTCTGGACGGCAGGCGCATCTGGCCGGGCAGATTGCCGCCACGCTGATGGCCAAGGCGCCGGAACTTCTGTCGCAGCCACCGACGATCGAATCGGTCGACGTGCTGGCCGCCAAGCTGTAG
- a CDS encoding sulfite exporter TauE/SafE family protein, with amino-acid sequence MPAVAFNLTAYVVAVIFVATLIRSTLGFGEALVAVPLLALRTPVEVAAPLAVLVSIVVAGVVVVQDRRGIEFRAAAGLILASLVGIPLGVLLLVRVDDQVVKLLLGSVIIAFSLYSLTMGRGRSLSHDHVGWLIVCGFFAGVLGGAYGMNGPPLAIYGALRKWSPQHFRATLQAYFLPVSVVGLAGYSLIGLWTAAVTWYFFWSLPAVIIATFAGRAINQRMKGEGFVRVVYGGLLLTGAVLFLQAVAAIGLL; translated from the coding sequence GTGCCTGCAGTCGCTTTCAACCTGACGGCGTACGTCGTCGCCGTCATCTTTGTTGCCACGCTGATTCGTTCGACGCTCGGGTTCGGTGAAGCCCTGGTTGCGGTGCCGCTGCTGGCGCTTCGTACGCCGGTGGAGGTCGCGGCGCCGCTCGCGGTGCTCGTGTCGATCGTCGTCGCAGGCGTCGTTGTCGTCCAGGATCGGCGCGGCATCGAATTCCGAGCCGCGGCAGGGCTGATCCTTGCGTCGCTCGTTGGTATTCCGCTCGGCGTCCTCCTCCTGGTCCGAGTCGACGATCAGGTCGTCAAACTGCTGCTCGGCTCGGTGATCATCGCTTTTTCGCTCTACTCACTCACCATGGGCAGGGGTCGGAGCCTGTCTCATGACCACGTCGGCTGGCTGATCGTCTGTGGTTTCTTCGCCGGGGTCCTCGGTGGCGCATACGGCATGAATGGACCGCCCCTGGCCATCTACGGTGCTTTGCGGAAGTGGTCTCCTCAACATTTTCGAGCGACGCTGCAGGCGTACTTCTTGCCGGTGAGCGTTGTCGGCCTGGCCGGTTACTCACTCATCGGACTCTGGACGGCTGCTGTCACCTGGTATTTTTTCTGGTCTCTGCCAGCAGTGATCATCGCCACGTTTGCCGGGCGCGCCATCAACCAGCGAATGAAGGGCGAGGGGTTCGTTCGGGTTGTGTATGGCGGGTTGCTGCTGACCGGCGCAGTGCTGTTCCTGCAAGCGGTAGCGGCGATCGGTCTCCTTTGA